Proteins encoded in a region of the Coffea eugenioides isolate CCC68of chromosome 4, Ceug_1.0, whole genome shotgun sequence genome:
- the LOC113769221 gene encoding uncharacterized protein LOC113769221 has protein sequence MGCVLGQHDESGKREQAIYYLSKKFTAYEANYSFLERSCCALAWAAQKLRHYLLSHTTYLISRFDPLKYLLGKPMPTGRMAKWQMILSEFDIIFTTQKAIKGLAVADHLVENPLKDDYQPLHTYFPDEEALFVGVAEDMNDQCPEWRLFFDGASNSFGAGIGAVLVSPEGKHYPEMEIKDLLVFSDSDLLVHQTLKEWITRDSKILPYHCSLLELANKFRSLEFRHIPLVRNVFADALATLSSMIQHPDELVIDPIQIHLQEKLAHCLVVERSSDGRPWYNDIKEFLKTGSYPPGTDTTAKGFLRRLSSRFFLNGEVVYKRTSDLGLLRCVDEDEAEYLMKEEMLKVSIAWRCSAHSPHRIA, from the exons ATGGGGTGTGTATTGGGACAACACGACGAATCGGGGAAGAGGGAGCAAGCCATCTATTACCTCAGTAAGAAGTTCACTGCGTATGAAGCCAACTATTCTTTTCTGGAAAGGAGTTGCTGCGCTTTAGCTTGGGCCGCACAAAAGTTGAGGCATTACTTGCTCAGTCATACTACTTACCTCATTTCCCGCTTCGACCCTTTGAAATATCTGTTGGGAAAGCCTATGCCGACAGGACGTATGGCAAAATGGCAGATGATTCTTTCGGAGTTTGATATTATTTTTACCACGCAGAAGGCTATCAAGGGCCTGGCTGTGGCCGATCATTTGGTTGAAAATCCGTTGAAAGATGATTATCAACCGCTTCACACTTATTTTCCGGATGAGGAGGCCCTGTTCGTGGGTGTAGCAGAAGATATGAATGATCAATGCCCGGAGTGGAGGTTGTTCTTTGACGGTGCATCAAATTCCTTCGGGGCTGGTATTGGAGCTGTTCTAGTATCGCCTGAAGGAAAGCATTACCCTG AAATGGAGATTAAGGATTTACTAGTGTTCAGCGATTCAGATTTGCTTGTACATCAGACTCTCAAGGAGTGGATCACTCGGGATTCAAAGATCTTGCCCTATCATTGCAGCTTACTGGAGTTAGCAAATAAATTTAGGAGTTTGGAGTTTCGGCATATTCCCCTTGTCAGAAATGTCTTTGCCGATGCATTGGCCACTTTATCTTCAATGATTCAACATCCGGATGAGTTGGTAATTGACCCTATCCAGATTCATCTACAAGAAAAGCTTGCTCACTGCCTAGTTGTGGAAAGGTCTTCCGATGGCCGCCCCTGGTACAACGATATCAAGGAATTTCTCAAAACAGGATCCTATCCCCCTGGGACCGATACAACTGCTAAGGGCTTCTTGCGCAGATTGTCTTCCAGATTTTTCCTAAACGGAGAGGTTGTATACAAGAGGACGTCAGATTTGGGCCTTCTAAGGTgtgttgatgaagatgaagcagAATACCTAATGAAAGAA GAAATGCTTAAAGTGTCAATTGCATGGAGATGTTCTGCGCACTCCCCCCACAGAATTGCATAG
- the LOC113769222 gene encoding uncharacterized protein K02A2.6-like, with amino-acid sequence MWGMDVIGAIDPPASNGHRFILVAIEYFTKWVEAESYKHVTKKVVTDFLRKHIICHFGIPETLITDNAKNLNNDMVDGLCEKFKIRHRNSSIYRPQMNGAVEAANKNLKKVIRKMIERHRDWHEKLPYALMAYRTAIRTSTGATPYNLMYGMEAVLPAEVEIPSLRILMEAKLDEADWIRQRHEQLSLIDEKRLNAICHGQCYQKRVARAYNKKVRPRIFTEGDKVLKHILPVQEKAKGKFAPNWQGPFIVQKVLPGGALILAEMDGQVFPQPINSDM; translated from the coding sequence ATGTGGGGTATGGATGTAATCGGAGCAATTGACCCTCCCGCTTCAAATGGGCATCGGTTCATTCTGGTGGCAATTGAATACTTCACCAAGTGGGTCGAAGCTGAATCTTATAAGCATGTGACTAAAAAGGTGGTGACGGACTTTCTAAGAAAGCACATCATTTGTCATTTTGGAATACCAGAGACATTAATCActgacaatgccaagaatctcaACAATGATATGGTAGATGGATTGTGTGAAAAGTTCAAAATCAGGCATAGGAATTCCTCTATTTATAGACcacagatgaatggagctgttGAGGCCGCGAATAAGAACTTGAAGAAGGTAATCCGTAAGATGATTGAAAGACATCGTGATTGGCACGAGAAGCTCCCTTATGCATTAATGGCATATAGAACTGCTATACGGACGTCTACTGGGGCAACTCCCTACAACCTCATGTATGGGATGGAAGCAGTGCTGCCAGCCGAGGTCGAAATCCCTTCATTACGCATTTTAATGGAGGCCAAGCTAGATGAGGCTGATTGGATTAGACAACGTCACGAGCAGTTATCTTTAATTGATGAAAAAAGATTAAATGCCATTTGTCATGGTCAATGCTATCAAAAAAGGGTAGCCCGTGCTTACAATAAGAAGGTCCGACCACGGATATTCACAGAAGGAGATAAGGTGTTGAAACACATTTTGCCAGTACAAGAGAAAGCTAAGGGGAAATTTGCACCAAATTGGCAAGGCCCTTTTATTGTCCAGAAAGTTTTACCCGGAGGAGCACTCATTCTCGCAGAAATGGATGGGCAAGTGTTCCCTCAACCAATCAATTCGGATATGTGA